Proteins from a genomic interval of Acinonyx jubatus isolate Ajub_Pintada_27869175 chromosome B4, VMU_Ajub_asm_v1.0, whole genome shotgun sequence:
- the LETMD1 gene encoding LETM1 domain-containing protein 1 isoform X5 gives MKGLQMFWADAKKARRIKTYMWKHNVKFHQLSYREMEHLRQFRRDVTKCLFLGIISIPPFANYLVFLLMYLFPRQLLIQHFWTPKQQIDFLDIYHALRKQSHPEILGYLERVIPLVSDAGLRWHMTELCTKIQHGTHPAIHDILALRECFSNHPLGMNQLHALQMKALSRAMLLTPYLPSFLLRHRLKTHTTVIHQLDKALAKLGIGHLTPQEVKSACYLRGLNSTHIAEERCRTWLGEWLQISCSLKEAELSLLLHNVVLLSINYTGSRR, from the exons ATGAAAG GATTGCAGATGTTTTGGGCTGATGCCAAAAAGGCTAGAAGAATAAAGACATATATGTGGAAGCACAATGTAAAGTTTCATCAACTTTCATACCGGGAGATGGAGCATTTGAGACAG TTCCGCCGAGACGTCACCAAGTGTCTTTTCCTAGGTATTATTTCCATTCCACCCTTTGCCAACTACCTGGTCTTCTTGCTAAT gTACCTGTTTCCTAGGCAGCTACTGATCCAACATTTCTGGACCCCAAAGCAACAAATTGATTTCTTAGATATCTATCATGCTCTCCGGAAGCAGTCCCACCCAGAAATCCTTGGCTATTTAGAAAGGGTTATCCCTCTCGTTTCTGATGCAGGACTCCGGTGGCATATGACAGAGCTGTGCACCAAG ATACAGCATGGTACCCACCCAGCAATACATGATATCCTGGCTCTGAGAGAGTGTTTCTCTAACCATCCTCTGGGCATGAACCAACTCCATGCTTTGCAAATG AAAGCCTTGAGTCGAGCCATGCTTCTCACACCTTATCTGCCTTCTTTCTTGTTGAGACACCGTTTAAAGACTCATACCACTGTAATTCACCAACTGGACAAAGCTTTGGCAAAGCTGGGGATTGGCCACCTGACCCCTCAGGAAGTGAAATCG GCTTGTTATCTTCGTGGCCTGAATTCTACCCATATCGCTGAAGAGAGGTGTCGAACTTGGCTGGGAGAATGGCTACAGATTTCCTGCAGCCTGAAAG AAGCTGAGCTGTCCCTCTTGCTACACAACGTGGTCCTGCTTTCCATCAACTACACCGGCTCAAGGCGCTGA
- the LETMD1 gene encoding LETM1 domain-containing protein 1 isoform X6, translating into MFWADAKKARRIKTYMWKHNVKFHQLSYREMEHLRQFRRDVTKCLFLGIISIPPFANYLVFLLMYLFPRQLLIQHFWTPKQQIDFLDIYHALRKQSHPEILGYLERVIPLVSDAGLRWHMTELCTKIQHGTHPAIHDILALRECFSNHPLGMNQLHALQMKALSRAMLLTPYLPSFLLRHRLKTHTTVIHQLDKALAKLGIGHLTPQEVKSACYLRGLNSTHIAEERCRTWLGEWLQISCSLKEAELSLLLHNVVLLSINYTGSRR; encoded by the exons ATGTTTTGGGCTGATGCCAAAAAGGCTAGAAGAATAAAGACATATATGTGGAAGCACAATGTAAAGTTTCATCAACTTTCATACCGGGAGATGGAGCATTTGAGACAG TTCCGCCGAGACGTCACCAAGTGTCTTTTCCTAGGTATTATTTCCATTCCACCCTTTGCCAACTACCTGGTCTTCTTGCTAAT gTACCTGTTTCCTAGGCAGCTACTGATCCAACATTTCTGGACCCCAAAGCAACAAATTGATTTCTTAGATATCTATCATGCTCTCCGGAAGCAGTCCCACCCAGAAATCCTTGGCTATTTAGAAAGGGTTATCCCTCTCGTTTCTGATGCAGGACTCCGGTGGCATATGACAGAGCTGTGCACCAAG ATACAGCATGGTACCCACCCAGCAATACATGATATCCTGGCTCTGAGAGAGTGTTTCTCTAACCATCCTCTGGGCATGAACCAACTCCATGCTTTGCAAATG AAAGCCTTGAGTCGAGCCATGCTTCTCACACCTTATCTGCCTTCTTTCTTGTTGAGACACCGTTTAAAGACTCATACCACTGTAATTCACCAACTGGACAAAGCTTTGGCAAAGCTGGGGATTGGCCACCTGACCCCTCAGGAAGTGAAATCG GCTTGTTATCTTCGTGGCCTGAATTCTACCCATATCGCTGAAGAGAGGTGTCGAACTTGGCTGGGAGAATGGCTACAGATTTCCTGCAGCCTGAAAG AAGCTGAGCTGTCCCTCTTGCTACACAACGTGGTCCTGCTTTCCATCAACTACACCGGCTCAAGGCGCTGA
- the LETMD1 gene encoding LETM1 domain-containing protein 1 isoform X9, whose translation MYLFPRQLLIQHFWTPKQQIDFLDIYHALRKQSHPEILGYLERVIPLVSDAGLRWHMTELCTKIQHGTHPAIHDILALRECFSNHPLGMNQLHALQMKALSRAMLLTPYLPSFLLRHRLKTHTTVIHQLDKALAKLGIGHLTPQEVKSACYLRGLNSTHIAEERCRTWLGEWLQISCSLKEAELSLLLHNVVLLSINYTGSRR comes from the exons AT gTACCTGTTTCCTAGGCAGCTACTGATCCAACATTTCTGGACCCCAAAGCAACAAATTGATTTCTTAGATATCTATCATGCTCTCCGGAAGCAGTCCCACCCAGAAATCCTTGGCTATTTAGAAAGGGTTATCCCTCTCGTTTCTGATGCAGGACTCCGGTGGCATATGACAGAGCTGTGCACCAAG ATACAGCATGGTACCCACCCAGCAATACATGATATCCTGGCTCTGAGAGAGTGTTTCTCTAACCATCCTCTGGGCATGAACCAACTCCATGCTTTGCAAATG AAAGCCTTGAGTCGAGCCATGCTTCTCACACCTTATCTGCCTTCTTTCTTGTTGAGACACCGTTTAAAGACTCATACCACTGTAATTCACCAACTGGACAAAGCTTTGGCAAAGCTGGGGATTGGCCACCTGACCCCTCAGGAAGTGAAATCG GCTTGTTATCTTCGTGGCCTGAATTCTACCCATATCGCTGAAGAGAGGTGTCGAACTTGGCTGGGAGAATGGCTACAGATTTCCTGCAGCCTGAAAG AAGCTGAGCTGTCCCTCTTGCTACACAACGTGGTCCTGCTTTCCATCAACTACACCGGCTCAAGGCGCTGA